CCGTCGGACTTGCGGCGGGTGAGCGCGCGCATCTGGCGCAGGTGCTCGGCGCGCTGGACGTCGAGGATGTCATCGGCCGAACGGCCGGTGAGCAGGGCGAGCACCACCTTGGTGTACAGGGTGCTCTGCAGGTAGGGCTCGGGGTTCTCCGGGCTGGCGAGCCACCGCTCGACATCGGTGACCCCGGCGTCGGTCACGGCGTAGCGCTTGCGCTCGGGGCCCGCGCCGGGCTCAACCGAGTCCACCTCCACCAGCCCGTTCTTCAGGAGCCGGGACAGGGTGGCGTACACCTGCCCGTAGGCGAGCGGCCGCTTGGTGGCGAAACGCTCGTCGTAGGCCCGCTTGAGGTCGTATCCGTGCTGGGGGCGGGTTTCCAGCAGCCCCAACAGTGTTTGGCCGAGTGACATGGATCCGACTATACACACCATGTATACCCCGTGTGTATAGCCTGTGGGCGAACGACGGGAAGGGCCCCGATCCGTGAACTGCTCCCTGGAAGTTGGACTGGAAATCCAGTTCCATCGACCAGGGAGCAGTCCCATGAGAGCGAACAGCTCACTCACCCAGGACCAACGCCACCAAGCGATAGCGTTGTTCGAGCAAGGCAGAGCCGATCACGCGGTAGCGGCCTCTCTCGGGGTCTCGCGATGGGCGGTCCGAAGCCTGTACCGACGGTGGCGGATCCACGGC
This DNA window, taken from Nocardiopsis exhalans, encodes the following:
- a CDS encoding PadR family transcriptional regulator, whose product is MSLGQTLLGLLETRPQHGYDLKRAYDERFATKRPLAYGQVYATLSRLLKNGLVEVDSVEPGAGPERKRYAVTDAGVTDVERWLASPENPEPYLQSTLYTKVVLALLTGRSADDILDVQRAEHLRQMRALTRRKSDGDLSDQLICDHALFHLEADLRWLELTAARLNDLAGEVRGR